The following are encoded in a window of Halorarum salinum genomic DNA:
- a CDS encoding helix-turn-helix domain-containing protein yields the protein MSLIAVGDVSHPDLALTPTIRACPEASITVIPQSATDPRTGMFFFLVEDADESFDAALEDDHTVSEWSHVSSSDSARIYRMRHGPGTKLVSPKTVELGGLTLESTSTSHGWRIRLQFPDRETLAELWEYCEEEGISFDLAQMYRREGWTEGRPTNLTSAQRTALVTAYEEGYFDEPRGASLSDVAELLDISPTAVGGRIRRGSAELVETMLIEDED from the coding sequence GTGAGCCTCATCGCGGTCGGCGACGTCTCCCACCCCGACCTCGCGCTGACGCCGACGATCCGCGCCTGCCCGGAGGCGTCCATCACGGTCATCCCGCAGTCGGCGACCGACCCGCGGACGGGCATGTTCTTCTTCCTCGTCGAGGACGCGGACGAGTCGTTCGACGCGGCGCTCGAGGACGACCACACGGTGAGCGAGTGGAGCCACGTCTCCTCGTCCGACTCCGCCCGGATCTACCGGATGCGTCACGGCCCGGGGACGAAACTCGTCTCGCCGAAGACCGTGGAACTCGGCGGGCTGACGCTCGAGTCCACGAGCACCTCCCACGGGTGGCGGATCCGGCTCCAGTTCCCCGACCGGGAGACGCTCGCCGAACTCTGGGAGTACTGCGAGGAGGAGGGGATCTCGTTCGACCTGGCCCAGATGTACCGCCGGGAGGGGTGGACGGAGGGGCGGCCGACCAACCTCACGTCGGCCCAGCGGACCGCGCTGGTGACTGCCTACGAGGAGGGCTACTTCGACGAGCCGCGGGGGGCATCGCTGTCGGACGTCGCGGAACTGCTCGACATCTCGCCGACCGCCGTCGGCGGGCGCATTCGACGCGGGTCCGCCGAACTCGTCGAGACGATGCTGATCGAGGACGAGGACTGA
- the dph5 gene encoding diphthine synthase — protein MLTFVGLGLYDERSVTVEGREALRAADRVFAEFYTSRLVGASVADLEAYHGVGIEVRDRAGVERDPEPILEAAESADVAFLTAGDTMISTTHVDLRMRAAERGVDTRVIHGVTAQSAASSLTGLQNYRFGKAVTLPFPYAHGAEGLPASVVDGIEDNRERGLHTLVYLDIKVAGSSPAGPAEGEPDEFMTASEAAGMLAADWDPDAIGVAIARAGSPDPVVAADTLATLSERDFGAPLHMLVVPGEVHHLEADALATLAGCPADVLPEF, from the coding sequence ATGCTCACCTTCGTCGGCCTCGGCCTCTACGACGAGCGCTCCGTCACCGTCGAGGGACGGGAGGCGCTCCGGGCGGCGGATCGGGTCTTCGCGGAGTTCTACACCAGCCGGCTGGTCGGCGCGAGCGTCGCCGACCTGGAGGCGTACCACGGCGTCGGGATCGAGGTGCGCGACCGGGCGGGCGTCGAGCGGGATCCCGAGCCGATCCTCGAGGCCGCCGAGTCCGCCGACGTCGCGTTCCTGACCGCCGGCGACACGATGATCTCGACGACCCACGTCGACCTCCGGATGCGGGCCGCCGAGCGCGGCGTCGACACGCGGGTGATCCACGGCGTCACCGCCCAGTCGGCCGCATCCTCGCTGACCGGCCTCCAGAACTATCGCTTCGGGAAGGCGGTAACGCTCCCGTTCCCGTACGCCCACGGCGCCGAGGGGCTCCCCGCGAGCGTCGTGGACGGCATCGAGGACAACCGCGAGCGGGGGCTCCACACGCTCGTGTATCTGGACATCAAGGTCGCCGGCTCCTCGCCCGCAGGGCCCGCCGAGGGCGAACCGGACGAGTTCATGACCGCGAGCGAGGCCGCGGGGATGCTCGCGGCCGACTGGGACCCCGACGCGATCGGCGTCGCGATCGCGCGCGCGGGCAGCCCGGACCCCGTCGTCGCCGCCGACACCCTCGCGACGCTCTCGGAGCGGGACTTCGGCGCGCCGCTGCACATGCTGGTGGTGCCGGGCGAGGTCCACCACCTCGAGGCCGACGCGCTGGCGACGCTCGCGGGCTGTCCGGCCGACGTCCTCCCGGAGTTCTGA
- the artA gene encoding archaeosortase A → MQSAVGSAFAPAREAVLAAPNGYTDAFAWVVVLAFLGGAGVEWAARSGRLPAGHERTGRAVVAGAWALFAAFWLVLFPHFAFEQKSYVEGILALAAVPACLSVAKLLLTGRDSLFVLSRSVGWMGLVYLPFETVPPVSLFGTTFPAPKELLIRAVTVQTGALIELLGYHPELVEGPVLGYANAYRFTTGGGHELVFEIVLACTGLGSMAIFVGLISAVRAPLPRKLRALAVSIPTIWALNLLRTTFIGIAFGKQYLQVFVDEVLFLFGSSDPYMVSFFLSDRVISQVLAVVALVGITYLVVRELPELLTVVEDVLYLVTDEEYDLHGSVDLPAEPAGGSESGRL, encoded by the coding sequence ATGCAGAGCGCCGTCGGGAGCGCGTTCGCCCCCGCCCGCGAGGCCGTCCTCGCGGCCCCCAACGGCTACACCGACGCGTTCGCCTGGGTCGTCGTGCTCGCGTTCCTCGGCGGCGCCGGCGTCGAGTGGGCCGCCCGCTCGGGTCGGTTGCCGGCGGGCCACGAGCGGACGGGCCGCGCGGTCGTCGCCGGCGCGTGGGCGCTGTTCGCCGCCTTCTGGCTCGTGCTGTTCCCCCACTTCGCGTTCGAGCAGAAGAGCTACGTCGAGGGGATCCTCGCGCTGGCGGCCGTGCCCGCCTGCCTGTCGGTCGCGAAACTGCTCCTGACGGGTCGCGACTCGCTGTTCGTCCTCTCCCGGTCGGTCGGCTGGATGGGGCTGGTGTACCTCCCGTTCGAGACCGTCCCGCCCGTCTCGCTGTTCGGGACCACGTTCCCGGCCCCGAAGGAACTGCTCATTCGGGCGGTCACCGTCCAGACCGGCGCGCTCATCGAACTGCTCGGCTACCACCCCGAACTCGTGGAGGGGCCCGTCCTCGGCTACGCGAACGCCTACCGGTTCACGACCGGGGGCGGCCACGAACTCGTCTTCGAGATCGTGCTCGCGTGCACCGGGCTGGGGAGCATGGCCATCTTCGTGGGGCTCATCTCCGCCGTGCGCGCCCCCCTCCCCCGAAAGCTCCGGGCGCTCGCCGTCTCCATCCCGACCATCTGGGCGCTGAACCTGCTGCGCACGACGTTCATCGGCATCGCCTTCGGGAAGCAGTACCTCCAGGTGTTCGTCGACGAGGTGCTGTTCCTGTTCGGCTCCTCCGACCCGTACATGGTGTCCTTTTTCCTCTCGGACCGGGTCATCAGCCAGGTGCTCGCGGTCGTCGCGCTCGTCGGCATCACCTACCTCGTGGTCAGGGAACTCCCCGAACTGCTGACGGTCGTCGAGGACGTGCTGTATCTCGTCACCGACGAGGAGTACGACCTCCACGGCTCGGTCGATCTGCCGGCCGAACCCGCTGGCGGGTCGGAGTCGGGGCGGCTGTAA
- a CDS encoding BGTF surface domain-containing protein, whose amino-acid sequence MTNDYTDKARALFLAALMVFSVFAGTVAFAGSAAAAATGVSATDADLNNGGSTDISVDHDSTASATAAYVIDVDGDGTYNSSTDIYASAAADNTTTTDFNGVDVSSLSEGDYNVYAAHGNTSEADEPTADSDVTESGWAETTGTLTVTDSTSDEYDADRFMTISELDGSVLWGESVAVEDFTGNDSVTLRSVDGDDTTTVESLNVDDNGVIEFDSSELDSGNYELQGNNQDGTVSFEVADQTWSAEFAADEVQSDDQVDVEFDSSRASYDIIVSADGLDAEDLAALFEQETGFDDVSTEDEDSVRLAGVTDGTYEADFNNTDIDTGEYEFTFESADTSAEATDTINVTEAGEGDATIVNSTVEQQQGDIAEFTIELDEVTTGTVVIGDLENDNYQLNFTVDDGDGDSDDADGEVTVRYNTYLAGQDSDNVVTAVSDDDSVNVTGEESLNGNLLDDGDYDIRVSPTEANSDADVDDAMDDETDLATLVLDERSTDEMNLWRASEDNADDLLNEDDEQASALSSALENDLVTETDFVAGDEDGNADTLIMQVSASGLEGLLSGTDGSVSTSDFRSALGDDNSLGLSIVQTEGTVGNNADAKEVNVSQSTSAFSLIADGENDEYYIVFNPEDSNVEFEDTDDEFEAGDEFTATLDVQDAKLLDVDEGDGNSIAADSDDFESVNSSFAYEEATGSFEDPTNVTASEEAEVTGETNIAPGSEISIRIQSTDDTEPRFIETASDNVVNADGTFSGTFDLSDNAAGDTFEVSARNTFADIDAADGNIVESVGTSTPGTDDGTPTTDDGTPTTDDGTPTETATPTEGDGNGGDDTPTETTTPGFTAVLALIALIGAALVAVRRD is encoded by the coding sequence ATGACAAACGACTATACAGACAAGGCACGCGCGCTGTTCCTTGCAGCGCTCATGGTCTTCAGCGTCTTCGCTGGGACCGTGGCGTTTGCGGGGTCGGCGGCTGCGGCCGCTACCGGCGTATCCGCAACTGATGCGGATCTTAACAACGGTGGCTCGACGGATATCTCCGTCGACCACGATAGTACGGCGAGTGCAACTGCAGCATACGTCATCGATGTCGATGGTGACGGTACGTACAACAGTAGCACGGACATTTACGCCTCCGCTGCTGCTGATAACACAACGACAACCGACTTCAACGGTGTCGATGTGAGTTCCCTCTCTGAGGGTGACTACAATGTCTACGCCGCTCACGGTAATACGAGTGAGGCGGATGAACCCACCGCCGATTCTGATGTTACCGAGAGCGGGTGGGCTGAGACCACAGGAACGCTGACTGTCACCGACTCGACTTCGGACGAGTACGACGCTGACCGGTTCATGACTATCAGCGAACTCGACGGGTCGGTCCTGTGGGGCGAGTCCGTTGCTGTCGAAGACTTCACCGGCAACGACAGTGTCACCCTCCGGAGCGTTGATGGTGATGACACCACGACTGTCGAGTCGCTGAACGTCGACGACAACGGCGTCATTGAGTTCGACTCCTCGGAACTCGACAGCGGAAACTACGAACTTCAGGGTAACAACCAGGACGGAACGGTTTCGTTCGAGGTTGCCGACCAGACCTGGTCGGCTGAGTTCGCGGCTGACGAAGTTCAGTCCGACGATCAGGTCGACGTCGAGTTCGACTCCTCGCGTGCGTCCTACGACATCATCGTCTCCGCTGACGGCCTCGATGCGGAGGACCTCGCGGCACTGTTCGAGCAGGAAACTGGCTTCGACGATGTGTCCACCGAGGACGAGGATAGTGTCCGGCTTGCGGGTGTCACGGACGGCACCTACGAAGCGGACTTCAACAACACCGACATCGACACGGGTGAATACGAGTTCACCTTCGAGTCGGCTGACACCAGCGCCGAGGCTACGGACACGATCAACGTGACCGAGGCCGGCGAGGGTGACGCCACCATCGTCAACTCTACGGTTGAACAGCAGCAGGGTGACATCGCCGAGTTCACTATCGAACTCGACGAAGTTACTACTGGGACGGTCGTCATCGGCGACCTTGAGAACGACAACTACCAGCTGAACTTCACCGTCGACGACGGTGACGGTGACTCCGACGACGCCGACGGCGAAGTGACCGTCCGGTACAACACCTACCTGGCTGGTCAGGACTCTGACAACGTCGTCACTGCTGTGAGCGACGACGACTCCGTCAATGTGACGGGCGAAGAGTCCTTGAACGGCAACCTCCTCGATGACGGTGACTACGACATCCGCGTCAGCCCGACCGAAGCTAACAGCGATGCTGACGTCGACGACGCGATGGACGATGAAACCGACCTCGCCACGCTCGTGCTTGATGAGCGCTCGACCGACGAGATGAACCTCTGGCGCGCGAGCGAGGACAACGCGGACGACCTCCTGAACGAGGACGACGAGCAGGCCAGCGCACTCTCGAGCGCACTCGAGAACGATCTCGTCACGGAGACCGACTTTGTCGCTGGTGACGAAGATGGGAACGCTGACACCCTCATCATGCAGGTGTCCGCCTCGGGTCTCGAGGGCCTCCTCTCGGGTACCGATGGCTCCGTCTCGACCAGCGACTTCCGTAGCGCGCTGGGTGACGACAACTCGCTTGGTCTGAGCATCGTTCAGACCGAGGGCACTGTCGGCAACAACGCGGACGCGAAGGAAGTCAACGTGAGCCAGAGTACGAGCGCGTTCTCGCTCATCGCTGACGGGGAGAACGACGAGTACTACATCGTCTTCAACCCCGAGGACTCCAACGTGGAGTTCGAGGACACGGATGACGAGTTCGAGGCCGGTGACGAGTTCACCGCCACGCTTGACGTCCAGGACGCCAAACTCCTCGACGTTGATGAAGGCGACGGCAACAGTATCGCTGCTGACTCGGACGACTTCGAATCGGTGAACAGTTCGTTCGCCTACGAAGAGGCGACGGGCTCCTTCGAGGACCCGACGAACGTGACGGCCTCCGAAGAGGCTGAAGTCACGGGCGAGACCAACATCGCACCCGGTAGCGAGATCAGCATCCGGATCCAGTCGACTGACGACACGGAGCCGCGGTTCATCGAGACCGCCTCCGACAACGTCGTCAACGCTGACGGTACCTTCTCGGGTACGTTCGACCTCAGCGACAACGCTGCTGGCGACACGTTCGAAGTGAGCGCCCGCAACACGTTCGCTGACATCGACGCTGCCGACGGCAACATCGTCGAGTCTGTCGGCACGTCCACGCCGGGCACGGACGACGGCACGCCGACGACCGACGACGGCACGCCGACGACCGACGACGGCACGCCGACGGAAACCGCCACGCCTACCGAGGGCGACGGTAACGGTGGCGACGACACGCCGACCGAGACGACCACGCCCGGCTTCACGGCCGTGCTGGCTCTCATCGCGCTGATCGGCGCCGCGCTCGTCGCGGTCCGTCGCGACTAA
- the glmU gene encoding bifunctional sugar-1-phosphate nucleotidylyltransferase/acetyltransferase, with protein sequence MQTVLLAAGEGTRMRPLTAERPKPMLPVAGRPLVAHAAAAAVAAGASRLVVVVGYEAAPVREQFGDEFRGVPVEYVEQPEQRGTADAVRTAAPRLDPGPFAVLNGDALYDERSLSTLYDVAPAVGSYRVDNPGDYGVLHTEERGDETVATGVTEKPADPPSDLINTGAYVFPGAAQDWLDVEESERGELELTDVLTRACERTDVRAVPFDRWLDVGRPWELLEANEWKLSELERDVRGEVHGDADLRGAVVVEEGASVDAGVVIEGPALVRSGANVGPNAYVRGSTLLESGSKVGHSVEVKNSVLMAGATAGHLSYVGDSLLGRDVNFGAGTTVANLRHDGEAVRLRVNGGAVSTGRRKFGVVCGDDVKTAIDTNLNAGVKLGTGATTTPGESVLRDR encoded by the coding sequence ATGCAAACAGTGCTCCTCGCAGCGGGCGAAGGCACCCGAATGCGACCGCTGACGGCGGAACGGCCCAAGCCGATGCTCCCCGTCGCGGGGCGGCCGCTGGTGGCCCACGCCGCCGCGGCCGCCGTCGCGGCCGGGGCCTCCCGCCTGGTCGTCGTCGTCGGCTACGAGGCGGCGCCGGTGCGCGAGCAGTTCGGGGACGAGTTCCGCGGCGTGCCCGTCGAGTACGTCGAGCAGCCCGAGCAGCGCGGCACGGCCGACGCGGTCCGGACGGCGGCGCCGCGCCTCGACCCGGGACCGTTCGCGGTGCTGAACGGCGACGCGCTGTACGACGAGCGGTCGCTCTCGACGCTGTACGACGTCGCGCCCGCGGTCGGCTCCTACCGCGTCGACAACCCCGGGGACTACGGGGTCCTCCACACCGAGGAGCGCGGGGACGAGACGGTCGCGACCGGCGTCACCGAGAAGCCGGCCGACCCGCCCTCGGACCTGATCAACACCGGGGCGTACGTCTTCCCGGGCGCGGCCCAGGACTGGCTCGACGTGGAGGAGAGCGAACGCGGGGAGCTAGAACTGACCGACGTCCTCACGCGTGCGTGCGAGCGGACGGACGTTCGTGCCGTCCCCTTCGACCGCTGGCTCGACGTCGGGCGGCCCTGGGAACTGCTCGAGGCGAACGAGTGGAAGCTGAGCGAACTGGAGCGCGACGTCCGCGGGGAGGTCCACGGGGACGCCGACCTGCGCGGCGCCGTGGTCGTCGAGGAGGGCGCGTCGGTGGACGCGGGCGTGGTGATCGAGGGGCCGGCGCTGGTTCGGTCGGGCGCGAACGTCGGGCCGAACGCCTACGTCCGCGGGTCGACGCTGCTGGAGTCAGGGTCGAAGGTGGGCCACTCGGTCGAGGTGAAAAACAGCGTGCTCATGGCGGGCGCGACGGCCGGACACCTCTCGTACGTCGGGGACAGCCTGCTCGGGCGGGACGTGAACTTCGGCGCCGGGACGACGGTGGCGAACCTCCGCCACGACGGCGAGGCGGTCCGGCTCCGAGTGAACGGCGGCGCGGTCTCGACGGGCCGCCGGAAGTTCGGCGTGGTCTGTGGCGACGACGTCAAGACCGCCATCGACACGAACCTCAACGCCGGCGTGAAACTCGGCACTGGCGCGACGACGACGCCCGGCGAGTCGGTGCTGCGGGATCGGTAG
- a CDS encoding DUF2267 domain-containing protein: MELAEGGRAVRAARATLSTLGERTTEGAADDLASPLPMEVDRFLGEAGQRFGFDEIADRVAEREEVERSDAVYHAKVVLALVGR, translated from the coding sequence CTGGAACTCGCGGAGGGGGGCCGGGCGGTTCGGGCGGCCCGGGCCACGCTCTCGACGCTGGGCGAGCGGACCACCGAGGGGGCGGCCGACGACCTCGCGAGCCCCCTCCCCATGGAGGTCGACCGGTTCCTCGGGGAGGCGGGCCAGCGCTTCGGCTTCGACGAGATCGCGGACCGCGTGGCGGAGCGGGAGGAGGTCGAGCGCTCGGACGCGGTCTACCACGCGAAGGTCGTGCTCGCGCTCGTGGGGAGGTGA
- a CDS encoding dodecin family protein — MTVVKIIKVLGTSNESWEDAARQAVAEASETVDDIHGVEVEDWTASVEDGGITEYKATVEIAFPVHESA, encoded by the coding sequence ATGACGGTAGTGAAAATCATCAAGGTGCTCGGAACGTCGAACGAATCGTGGGAGGACGCCGCCCGGCAGGCCGTCGCGGAGGCGAGCGAGACGGTCGACGACATCCACGGCGTCGAGGTGGAGGACTGGACCGCGAGCGTCGAGGACGGCGGGATCACGGAGTACAAGGCGACCGTCGAGATAGCGTTCCCCGTCCACGAGTCGGCCTGA
- a CDS encoding M24 family metallopeptidase — translation MQRDIFEASEYERRIERTRERMHERDLDAVVVSDPANMNYLSGYDGWSFYVHQAVVLTAEGDEPVWVGREMDANGARATTWLSEENIRSYSDDHVHSPHDLHPMDFLADVLADLDVDGGRIGLEMDAYYFTAKSYTRLGSNLPEAEFEDTTLLVNWARVKKSERELEYMREAARISEEAMVAGLDAIGAGVPEYEAAATIYDALITGTDGYGGDYPSIVPLMPSGDHTGTPHLTWTDREFEDGDPVIIELSGCRHRYHSPLARTTFVGDPPAEIERTADVVVEGIEAALDAAEPGVTCEAVEKAWRDTIAKYDVEKEDRIGYSMGLGYPPDWGEHTASIRPGDGTVLEEDMTFHMIPGIWGDDFGVEISETFHVTADGAETLAEFPRRLFTA, via the coding sequence ATGCAACGCGACATCTTCGAGGCGAGCGAGTACGAGCGCCGGATCGAACGGACGCGCGAGCGGATGCACGAGCGGGACCTCGACGCCGTCGTCGTCTCCGACCCGGCGAACATGAACTACCTGTCGGGGTACGACGGCTGGTCGTTCTACGTCCACCAGGCGGTCGTGCTCACCGCGGAGGGCGACGAACCGGTGTGGGTCGGCCGCGAGATGGACGCGAACGGCGCGCGCGCGACGACCTGGCTCTCCGAGGAGAACATCAGGTCGTACAGCGACGACCACGTCCACTCGCCGCACGACCTCCACCCGATGGACTTCCTCGCGGACGTGCTGGCGGACCTCGACGTCGACGGCGGCCGGATCGGGCTGGAGATGGACGCGTACTACTTCACGGCGAAGTCCTACACCCGGCTCGGGTCGAACCTCCCCGAGGCGGAGTTTGAGGACACGACCCTGCTCGTGAACTGGGCACGGGTGAAGAAGTCGGAGCGCGAACTGGAGTACATGCGCGAGGCCGCCCGCATCTCCGAGGAGGCGATGGTCGCCGGACTGGACGCGATCGGGGCGGGGGTCCCCGAGTACGAGGCCGCCGCCACCATCTACGACGCGCTCATCACCGGCACCGACGGGTACGGCGGCGACTACCCCTCCATCGTCCCGCTGATGCCCTCCGGGGACCACACGGGGACGCCCCACCTCACCTGGACCGACCGGGAGTTCGAGGACGGCGACCCGGTGATCATCGAGCTGTCGGGCTGTCGACACCGGTACCACTCCCCGCTCGCGCGAACCACCTTCGTCGGCGACCCGCCGGCCGAGATCGAACGCACCGCCGACGTCGTCGTCGAGGGGATCGAGGCCGCGCTCGACGCCGCCGAACCGGGCGTCACCTGCGAGGCCGTCGAGAAGGCGTGGCGCGACACCATCGCGAAGTACGACGTCGAGAAGGAGGACCGCATCGGCTACTCGATGGGGCTGGGCTACCCGCCGGACTGGGGCGAACACACCGCGAGCATCCGGCCGGGCGACGGGACGGTGCTCGAGGAGGACATGACGTTCCACATGATCCCCGGCATCTGGGGCGACGACTTCGGGGTCGAGATCAGCGAGACGTTCCACGTCACCGCCGACGGCGCGGAGACGCTCGCGGAGTTCCCCCGTCGGCTGTTCACGGCGTAG
- a CDS encoding ABC transporter substrate-binding protein, giving the protein MTRDIEGREAPTRREYVTYGGALFGGTLLAGCTGGSGSESTPTGTDAGEPSPNAGDPASPEPDADERGPFSVTMEPMGEVSFEGTPETWMAYFSTYGDMAIALGRLDGLRGLVFTENWPTAFYERLPGVDVSFDDVPQLFAGGGLDKEAFYEMDCDVHLMDPNFISRLADDWDADDHGAIERDVGPIIGNSIRRRDEDWHDYAYYSLYDAFETIAEVFDERERYEAFERVHDDLRSTIRSNLPPVDERPTVGLLSINSDFEDGAFYAYPVHDGNGHKQYRDLGMRGAFDDHMEGSYGEWDYEKLLEVDPDALLFQYGFSHVSTEEFERRIRRMSEDPVGRKLTAVENGRLYRGGTSYQGPIINLFQTEAAAKQFYPDAFGEWNGFESATGEADRLFDYERVASIVAGDF; this is encoded by the coding sequence GTGACCCGAGACATCGAGGGGCGCGAAGCGCCCACGCGGCGCGAGTACGTGACGTACGGCGGCGCACTGTTCGGCGGAACGCTGCTCGCCGGCTGTACGGGTGGTTCCGGGTCGGAGTCCACGCCGACGGGGACGGACGCGGGAGAGCCGTCACCGAACGCGGGGGACCCGGCGTCACCCGAGCCGGACGCCGACGAACGCGGCCCATTCTCCGTCACGATGGAGCCGATGGGCGAGGTCTCCTTCGAGGGGACGCCCGAAACGTGGATGGCGTACTTCAGCACCTACGGCGACATGGCCATCGCACTCGGCCGACTCGACGGACTCCGCGGGCTCGTCTTCACGGAGAACTGGCCGACGGCGTTCTACGAACGCCTCCCCGGCGTCGACGTCTCCTTCGACGACGTCCCGCAACTCTTCGCGGGGGGCGGCCTCGACAAGGAGGCGTTCTACGAGATGGACTGCGACGTCCATCTGATGGACCCGAACTTCATCAGCCGCCTCGCGGACGACTGGGACGCGGACGACCACGGGGCGATCGAGCGAGACGTCGGGCCGATCATCGGGAACTCGATCCGCCGCCGCGACGAGGACTGGCACGACTACGCCTACTACTCGCTGTACGACGCCTTCGAGACGATCGCCGAGGTGTTCGACGAGCGGGAGCGGTACGAGGCGTTCGAACGCGTTCACGACGACCTGCGCTCGACGATCCGGTCGAACCTCCCGCCGGTGGACGAGCGACCGACCGTCGGGCTCCTGTCGATCAACTCCGATTTCGAGGACGGGGCGTTCTACGCCTACCCGGTTCACGACGGGAACGGACACAAGCAGTATCGCGATCTCGGGATGCGGGGCGCGTTCGACGACCACATGGAGGGGAGCTACGGGGAGTGGGACTACGAGAAGCTCCTCGAAGTCGACCCCGACGCGCTCCTCTTCCAGTACGGGTTCTCCCACGTCTCGACCGAGGAGTTCGAACGCCGGATACGGCGGATGAGCGAGGATCCGGTCGGACGGAAGCTGACGGCGGTCGAGAACGGCCGGCTCTACAGGGGCGGCACGTCGTATCAGGGACCGATTATCAACCTGTTCCAGACCGAGGCGGCCGCAAAGCAGTTCTACCCCGACGCGTTCGGCGAGTGGAACGGCTTCGAGTCCGCCACGGGGGAGGCCGATCGCCTGTTCGACTACGAACGCGTCGCATCGATCGTCGCCGGGGACTTCTAG
- a CDS encoding D-2-hydroxyacid dehydrogenase, producing MSEHPDVVVLREGTEGLSMESYAETLRERLPDRRVELARTPRAERELVRDARVVTGKGIDEDLLAGAERLELFACTFAGTDHLPTSALVDRGVVVTNAGGIHAPGIAEQSIGNMLVFARRLHEGWRRKENGEWRHFQSHEFADSTVTVVGLGSIGQAIVQRLDGFEVETIGVRYTPEKGGPTDEVVGFDGDEIHEAFARSDYVVIASPLNDLTRGLVGDAEFATLPPHAVLVNAARGGIVDTDALVAALQSNAIRGAALDVTDPEPLPGEHPLWDLENCLLTPHTGGHTPNHWDRLADIVADNVVALDGDGGLRNVVAGLADD from the coding sequence ATGTCGGAACATCCAGACGTCGTCGTCCTCCGGGAGGGAACCGAGGGGTTGTCGATGGAATCGTACGCCGAGACCCTGCGGGAACGGCTCCCCGACCGCCGCGTCGAACTCGCGCGGACGCCGCGGGCCGAGCGGGAACTCGTCCGGGACGCCCGGGTCGTCACCGGAAAGGGCATCGACGAGGACCTGCTCGCGGGGGCGGAACGGCTGGAACTGTTCGCCTGCACGTTCGCGGGGACCGACCATCTGCCGACCTCCGCACTGGTCGACCGGGGCGTCGTCGTCACGAACGCCGGCGGCATCCACGCGCCGGGCATCGCCGAGCAGTCCATCGGAAACATGCTGGTGTTCGCCCGTCGGCTCCACGAGGGGTGGCGCCGGAAGGAGAACGGGGAGTGGCGCCACTTCCAGTCCCACGAGTTCGCCGACAGCACCGTCACCGTCGTCGGACTGGGCTCCATCGGACAGGCGATCGTCCAACGGCTCGACGGGTTCGAGGTGGAGACCATCGGGGTGCGCTACACGCCCGAGAAGGGCGGGCCGACCGACGAGGTGGTCGGGTTCGACGGGGACGAGATCCACGAGGCGTTCGCCCGTAGCGACTACGTCGTGATCGCGTCCCCCCTGAACGACCTCACCCGCGGGCTCGTGGGGGATGCCGAGTTCGCGACGCTGCCGCCGCACGCGGTCCTCGTCAACGCCGCCCGGGGCGGCATCGTCGACACCGACGCGCTCGTGGCGGCGCTCCAGTCGAACGCGATCCGCGGCGCCGCACTCGACGTGACCGACCCCGAACCGCTCCCGGGCGAGCACCCGCTGTGGGACCTGGAGAACTGCCTCCTCACGCCCCACACCGGGGGTCACACGCCGAACCACTGGGACCGACTGGCGGACATCGTCGCCGACAACGTCGTCGCGCTCGACGGGGACGGCGGGTTGCGAAACGTCGTCGCCGGCCTCGCGGACGACTGA